In Nocardioides sp., the following proteins share a genomic window:
- a CDS encoding FxsA family protein: protein MTQSPPRPHPNRPRRLRWWLILGAFVLVPLVEIWAIIQVGQVIGPWWTILLLVADSMFGAWLIKREGRRAWTALNTALQSGRMPAQELADGALILIGGTLMLTPGFVTDLFALLIILPFTRPLARRVLAKAVAKRLTIATMPAPREGSGHRGDVIQGEVVD from the coding sequence GTGACGCAAAGCCCTCCTCGACCGCACCCCAACCGCCCGCGCCGACTGCGCTGGTGGCTCATCCTGGGAGCCTTCGTGCTGGTGCCGCTTGTCGAGATCTGGGCGATCATCCAGGTAGGGCAGGTGATCGGCCCCTGGTGGACCATCCTCCTGCTGGTCGCCGACTCCATGTTCGGTGCCTGGTTGATCAAGCGCGAGGGCCGGCGCGCCTGGACCGCGCTCAACACCGCCTTGCAGTCCGGCCGGATGCCCGCTCAAGAACTGGCCGACGGTGCGCTGATCCTGATCGGCGGCACCCTCATGCTCACGCCCGGCTTCGTGACCGACCTGTTTGCGCTGTTGATCATCTTGCCGTTCACGCGCCCCCTGGCTCGCCGGGTGCTGGCCAAGGCGGTCGCAAAACGGCTCACCATTGCCACAATGCCCGCCCCCCGTGAGGGGAGCGGGCACCGTGGAGACGTCATCCAGGGCGAGGTCGTCGACTGA
- a CDS encoding RNA polymerase-binding protein RbpA, which yields MAERTLRGARLGGQSFEDERGIEFAGRQQAGYLCPQGHAFEITMSDEADVPANWECPRCGAEALSTAGIVPEEKAERPVRTHWDMLLERRSERELEDILKERLELLRGGEIGPAHLHRANAKRRKVS from the coding sequence ATGGCAGAACGCACTCTGCGTGGAGCCCGCTTGGGTGGCCAGAGCTTCGAGGACGAGCGCGGCATCGAGTTCGCGGGTCGGCAGCAGGCCGGCTACCTGTGCCCGCAGGGGCACGCGTTCGAGATCACCATGTCCGACGAGGCCGACGTGCCGGCTAACTGGGAGTGCCCGCGCTGCGGCGCCGAGGCCCTGAGCACCGCAGGCATCGTGCCCGAGGAGAAGGCCGAGCGTCCGGTGCGTACGCACTGGGACATGCTGCTGGAGCGTCGCTCCGAGCGCGAACTTGAGGACATCCTCAAGGAACGACTCGAGTTGCTCCGCGGTGGCGAGATCGGCCCGGCGCACCTGCACCGCGCGAACGCCAAGCGTCGCAAGGTCTCCTGA
- the lnt gene encoding apolipoprotein N-acyltransferase, with amino-acid sequence MWRGLVAVVSGLAVASAFEPLAFAPGLIVGLVGFFWATCRGSLRRGLLLGWLFGAAYLGAHLLWLRSVGWDAWALLAGLQAAFYGPLGAACAAFGRTRWWPVLAPLGWVSVETVRGSWPLGGMPWGRLAFATPGTVWDHALPYVGASGVALLLSLTSALLAWLLVRRPGPRTIAGAIGLPVALTLLPVLMPYDTPVSGTATVAVVQGNVPGDGTNILYDYRGVTRNHRDATVALAADIQAGKTPQPDVVIWPENSTAIDPFRHADMTSAIEESVQAVGVPILVGAIADHPEDGRVLNQGIVWDPASGPGDRYTKHHPVPFGEYIPWRDSNPLTSRFERFALISRDMVAGTGDEPLRAGGIEISDAMCFDIAFDDVVYPSIRRGGEVLAVQTSNATYINTEQIAQQFQISRARAIETGRWTAIAATNGVTGIIRPDGSVVQRLARKTQGYVVAQADLATATPPGVLIAPWVSRAAALVTVLALLVLAATSRRHTRSSRPVDRPAVTLER; translated from the coding sequence ATGTGGCGAGGTCTGGTGGCGGTGGTCTCCGGGCTCGCCGTGGCGTCCGCCTTCGAACCCCTCGCCTTCGCGCCCGGACTGATCGTCGGATTGGTCGGCTTCTTCTGGGCCACCTGTCGCGGCTCCTTGCGCCGCGGACTGCTGCTCGGTTGGCTGTTCGGCGCCGCCTATCTGGGCGCGCACCTGCTCTGGCTGCGCTCGGTCGGCTGGGACGCCTGGGCGCTGCTCGCGGGTCTGCAAGCGGCCTTCTACGGGCCGCTCGGCGCGGCTTGCGCCGCGTTCGGGCGTACGCGGTGGTGGCCCGTGCTGGCTCCGCTCGGTTGGGTGAGCGTCGAGACCGTCCGTGGCTCCTGGCCGCTGGGGGGGATGCCCTGGGGACGCCTGGCCTTCGCCACCCCCGGCACGGTGTGGGACCACGCGTTGCCCTACGTAGGCGCCTCGGGAGTGGCTCTGCTGCTCAGCCTCACCTCGGCGTTGCTCGCCTGGCTCCTGGTGCGCCGACCGGGACCTCGCACGATCGCCGGTGCGATCGGCCTGCCCGTGGCGCTGACGCTACTGCCGGTGCTGATGCCGTACGACACCCCGGTCTCGGGCACTGCGACGGTAGCGGTAGTCCAGGGCAACGTCCCCGGCGACGGCACGAACATCCTGTACGACTATCGCGGGGTGACCCGCAATCACCGCGACGCCACGGTGGCGCTGGCGGCCGACATCCAGGCCGGCAAGACCCCGCAACCCGACGTGGTGATCTGGCCGGAGAACTCGACGGCGATCGATCCCTTCCGGCACGCCGACATGACCTCGGCTATCGAGGAGTCGGTGCAGGCCGTGGGAGTGCCGATTCTGGTCGGCGCGATCGCCGACCACCCCGAGGACGGCCGCGTCCTGAACCAGGGGATCGTGTGGGATCCGGCGTCGGGACCGGGGGACCGCTACACCAAACACCATCCGGTGCCGTTCGGCGAATACATCCCGTGGCGAGACAGCAACCCGCTCACCAGCAGGTTCGAGCGCTTCGCGCTCATCTCTCGCGACATGGTGGCAGGCACCGGAGACGAACCACTGCGGGCTGGGGGAATCGAGATCAGCGACGCGATGTGCTTCGACATCGCCTTCGACGACGTGGTCTACCCCTCCATCCGGCGTGGAGGAGAGGTGTTGGCCGTCCAGACCAGCAACGCCACGTACATCAACACCGAGCAAATCGCCCAGCAGTTCCAGATCAGCCGGGCACGCGCCATCGAGACCGGCCGTTGGACCGCCATCGCGGCCACCAACGGCGTCACGGGGATCATCCGCCCTGACGGCAGCGTCGTGCAGCGACTGGCTCGCAAGACCCAGGGCTACGTGGTCGCTCAGGCCGATCTGGCAACCGCGACGCCTCCCGGCGTGCTCATCGCCCCCTGGGTCTCGCGTGCTGCCGCGTTGGTGACGGTCCTCGCGCTCCTGGTCCTCGCGGCGACGTCGCGGCGGCATACCCGGTCGTCAAGGCCGGTTGACCGTCCGGCTGTCACACTGGAACGGTGA